DNA from Streptococcus parasuis:
TGTTCAGAAGTTGAAAATCGGAAAGCCTCATCTAAACGAGTTAACATGGTCTCTAACTGTTCACCTTTTCCTGCCAAATCAGGCAAGAACTGATAAGCCTTAGAATCTATCATCGCACGCAAGCCATTTCGCCAATAATCAGCGACCAGGAGCTTATCAAATTCGATAAAACTCCGTTCTACAGATATTTTTTCCAAGAGCGGTGCAGTATCTACCATTGCTTTAAAAGTCTTTTCCTCAATTTTAAAGTTCAGTGTTGCTGCGAAACGAAAGCCCCGCATGATTCGTAAGGCATCCTCATTAAAACGTTCAGACGGAATACCAACAGCCCGAAGTGTATGATTTTCTAGGTCAGAAAGCCCTTGAAATAGGTCAATGATTGTTGACTCCTCATCAAGAGCGAACGCATTCACAGTGAAATCACGGCGTTTCAAATCTTCTTCCAGGGAGCGCACAAAAGAAACCTGACTCGGTCGACGGAAGTCAACATAGTCCTCTTCTGTCCGGAAGGTGGTAATTTCATACTCTTTTTGTCCTTCCAAAACCAAGACTGTTCCATGTTCAATGCCAACGTCAAATGTGCGTGGAAAAATTTGCTTGGTCTCTTGCGGATAACTGGATGTGGCAATATCGACATCATGAATAGGCCTTCCAAGAATCGCGTCACGAACAGACCCTCCTACAAAATAGGCCTCATATCCAGCTGATTTAATTTTCTCTAAAATCGGCAAAGCCTCCTGAAACTCAGAAGGCAGATTGGTTAATTTCATAATAAGTGTTCCAAACCATAAACGAGTTGTGAGCGATGAACAACCTCTTTAATGCCAAGGTTAACACCACTCATAAAAGAAATACGATCGTATGAATCATGTCGAATTGTCAGACCCTCACCTTGTGCACCAAAGATGACCTCTTGGTGAGCGACCAATCCTGGTAAGCGAACGGAATGAATGCGGAACCCATCGAATGCTGCGCCACGAGCTCCAGCAATTAATTCTTCTTCATCTGCAACACCTTGAAGTAGGGTTGGCCGTACTTGAGAAATCAGTTCGGCTGTTTTTACAGCTGTACCACTTGGAGCATCTTTCTTCTTATCATGGTGAAGTTCAATAATTTCAAGATTAGGGAAATACTTAGCTGCTTGTGCGGCAAATTGCATTAACAAAATCGCTCCGATTGCAAAGTTTGGTGCAATCAATCCACCTAAACCTTTTTCAGCAGACAAAGCTGTCAACTCTTCAATTTCTTCCGAAGAAAATCCAGTCGTCCCAACGACAGGTGCAAACCCATTTTCTAAAGCAAAACGGGTATTTTCGTAAGCAAATTTTGGTGTCGTAAAGTCAACCCAAACATCCGCTTCCACACCCGCAACTTCTTCCTTGGTTTTGAAAACAGGAACACCATCAACTTCGGTCTCAGTTGCAAATGGATCTACTAAGGCAGCCAACGAGAGGTCTGCGTCACCATTGACCATTTCTACGGCTGTTGATCCCATTTTCCCTTTAAAACCAGCAATAATCACATTAATTGTCATAAGAACTCCTATTCAATAATGGGGGAAATACCAAAAGCAATGGCACCTTCGCCTAAATG
Protein-coding regions in this window:
- a CDS encoding CCA tRNA nucleotidyltransferase — encoded protein: MKLTNLPSEFQEALPILEKIKSAGYEAYFVGGSVRDAILGRPIHDVDIATSSYPQETKQIFPRTFDVGIEHGTVLVLEGQKEYEITTFRTEEDYVDFRRPSQVSFVRSLEEDLKRRDFTVNAFALDEESTIIDLFQGLSDLENHTLRAVGIPSERFNEDALRIMRGFRFAATLNFKIEEKTFKAMVDTAPLLEKISVERSFIEFDKLLVADYWRNGLRAMIDSKAYQFLPDLAGKGEQLETMLTRLDEAFRFSTSEQAWAMLFVCLEIENIKSFLKKWKTSNDFQRTVIQLVEIYHMRHAGTVTKQICFKYGKELLYLVEELRQAQGFSTDFKAIERVDQSLTIHDRHEIVVNGGHLMQAFGLKPGPVLGELLKEIEFQIVEGNLANSSAEIMTFVKGILDNE
- the dapB gene encoding 4-hydroxy-tetrahydrodipicolinate reductase: MTINVIIAGFKGKMGSTAVEMVNGDADLSLAALVDPFATETEVDGVPVFKTKEEVAGVEADVWVDFTTPKFAYENTRFALENGFAPVVGTTGFSSEEIEELTALSAEKGLGGLIAPNFAIGAILLMQFAAQAAKYFPNLEIIELHHDKKKDAPSGTAVKTAELISQVRPTLLQGVADEEELIAGARGAAFDGFRIHSVRLPGLVAHQEVIFGAQGEGLTIRHDSYDRISFMSGVNLGIKEVVHRSQLVYGLEHLL